One Salinimonas marina DNA segment encodes these proteins:
- a CDS encoding LiaF domain-containing protein translates to MVKLEDRPIEQVREEVIDKLIYHYSHGVISAEAFERRLDNAMASQDHQEIAQLAADLTLQVDDNYTRQKEKKLNINYTAGETPDNETIINIMGGSDRSGRWLVPAEIRVFNFMGGSDIDFSDAVFTTPNVTIKTLCIMGGTDIKVPENVNVVTKAFCLMGGIDNNAPSIADRQAPTITVEGFVFMGGVDIGLKRTIKEKFVELAEQMKALFGSSTR, encoded by the coding sequence ATGGTTAAACTTGAAGATCGTCCTATCGAGCAGGTCAGGGAAGAAGTGATCGATAAGCTGATTTATCACTACAGTCATGGCGTAATTTCAGCTGAGGCGTTTGAGCGTCGCCTGGATAATGCGATGGCCAGTCAGGACCATCAGGAAATTGCTCAATTGGCTGCCGACCTTACCCTGCAAGTCGATGATAATTACACGCGGCAAAAAGAGAAAAAGCTTAATATCAATTACACCGCTGGTGAGACGCCTGATAATGAAACCATTATCAATATTATGGGCGGCTCCGACAGGTCTGGGCGCTGGCTGGTGCCGGCGGAAATTCGCGTTTTTAACTTTATGGGTGGTTCAGACATAGACTTTTCCGACGCGGTGTTTACCACCCCAAATGTAACAATTAAAACCCTTTGTATAATGGGCGGAACCGATATAAAAGTGCCGGAAAATGTAAATGTGGTCACCAAAGCATTTTGTTTGATGGGCGGTATTGACAATAATGCCCCGTCCATCGCCGACCGACAGGCCCCAACCATTACCGTGGAAGGCTTTGTGTTCATGGGTGGGGTAGATATCGGCCTTAAACGCACTATTAAAGAAAAGTTTGTGGAGCTGGCAGAGCAGATGAAAGCGCTATTCGGAAGCTCCACACGGTAG
- the ubiG gene encoding bifunctional 2-polyprenyl-6-hydroxyphenol methylase/3-demethylubiquinol 3-O-methyltransferase UbiG, producing the protein MLNKRKRRNARSSENFSAEEIARFDKVAETCRDPEGEYTTALEFNRARTAIMLHEICHHFGRSHDKDNAFHDLNILDVGCGGGLISEAVATKGAHVTGIDASNISIEVARRHAEHEGLAIDYKHCLVEELDNAQKFDVVINAEVVQHVADQADMIKDCVRLVRPGGMLILATINRTLTSYLVTIVGAEFVMGYLPKGTHSWRKFVKPRQLDKWVGRDFYKTFKCGMTMNPFNKKWRRSKGMRVNYMQCYHYAEK; encoded by the coding sequence ATGCTGAACAAAAGAAAGAGACGTAACGCCCGCAGTAGTGAAAATTTTTCTGCAGAGGAAATCGCCCGCTTTGATAAAGTGGCTGAGACCTGTCGGGACCCGGAAGGTGAGTATACGACAGCGTTGGAATTTAACCGGGCCCGCACCGCCATCATGCTCCATGAGATTTGTCATCACTTTGGACGTTCTCACGATAAAGATAATGCGTTTCACGATTTAAACATTCTGGATGTGGGATGCGGTGGGGGCCTGATTAGTGAAGCCGTGGCTACGAAAGGTGCTCACGTCACCGGCATCGATGCCAGTAATATCAGTATTGAAGTGGCCAGGCGTCATGCCGAGCACGAGGGATTGGCTATCGACTACAAACATTGCCTGGTGGAAGAACTGGATAATGCACAAAAGTTCGATGTAGTTATAAATGCTGAAGTTGTCCAGCATGTGGCTGATCAGGCTGACATGATAAAGGACTGTGTTCGTCTGGTGAGACCAGGAGGCATGCTTATTCTGGCCACCATCAACCGTACACTTACCAGTTATTTGGTGACGATCGTCGGCGCAGAGTTTGTTATGGGCTATTTGCCAAAGGGGACTCATTCCTGGCGTAAGTTTGTAAAACCTCGACAGTTAGACAAGTGGGTAGGTCGAGACTTCTATAAAACCTTCAAGTGCGGTATGACGATGAACCCTTTCAATAAAAAATGGCGGCGTAGCAAAGGAATGCGAGTGAATTACATGCAGTGCTACCACTACGCGGAAAAATGA
- the pulA gene encoding pullulanase-type alpha-1,6-glucosidase has translation MPYLELANPELKPGDSANITARLAPKRAAVSFDLRVQANINDESGTGLDLADNQIAVFYSREDGQYDGWGLHLWNGQACGNYAPATTQSTYFSNWADPYPADGVHPEYGAYYILSVEPGAECYNFIVHKGNDKALGGGDSRFEPEFGNQAFTFNGHPELWYTPVTSRPQFLDGARAHWMDDDTLLWRTDYSDAATVTLYHSSDASLDVPNAGVSLLNVGALDSANQLPLQQQNVEQAHYENNPHLNGFTGFGVQVTEQQAKSMLTGQLVAVAADANGNILDATRVQIPRVLDYLYTRTANDADEAELGVKYQGSNVTASVWAPTAQSVNLKIYNKEKVLQSTVAMTLEPGSGVWHYTGDKATLDRQFYRYELSVYHPLTQNIEQLESTDPYSVSLSTNGRFTQFVNLNDNDLKPAGWDNHIVPTVSDPEDITIYESHIRDFSILDESTSPEHRGKYMAFTESNSVPVQHLQTLQNAGLTHFHMLPANDIATIPEDAQSRVDITDTVGRLCSVNAAAPVCGTENDNTTLLDVLEGYSPGTTQAQALVESMRAYDGFNWGYDPHHFAAPEGSYATDPDGTARIVEMRAMNQALHEMGLRVVLDVVYNHTASSGLYDKSVLDKVVPGYYQRLNEITGRIENSTCCENTATEHVMMAKLMNDSLVSFAEHFGFDSFRFDLMGHIPKQAILDAREAVRAVDPDTYFYGEGWNFGEVVNNRRFEQAAQLNMAGTEVGTFSDRQREAVRSAALFTNGGSLHDQDTIRIGLVANVGSYQFVAADGTYLSAYDYEWNGQPAGYSDDPADTVNYISKHDNEALWDELQYGLPEDMQVADRVRVQNVALSIPLLSQGIPFLHMGSDLIRSKSMDRNTYDAGDWFNKVDFTKTESNWNIGLPLAQDNQARWEEIRQVSANPNSQFGAREIQLTSSLFNEFLNIRATSKLFRLPTAEDVSQRIRFHNTGKEQVQGLIVMSLDDGIGLDDIDPHNDAVVVLFNGTQSEQQFHIGDASGFTLHENQRASADERVQSASFNNGNFNVPALTTAVFVKPQQSAQGVGLSARPPYGDSTVYLRGSMNDWDTSQPLTYVGNDTYRAEFEFVTGVYEFKLADEFFDVANIGGGFSVSAGQSATLTNGGNNLTLNVISDGAYTFEVDASNAERPVLSIGSEDPNATPAPYGDTTIYIRGIMGDWGTSRPMEYEGAGVYAIIFAVDAGTHEFKVAEANWLSPNLGSNGGTINVGESLTLEQGAGNIQLNVSETQLVRFAIDASNLSAPVVSVETAQ, from the coding sequence GTGCCTTATCTTGAGTTAGCCAACCCTGAACTAAAACCTGGCGATAGTGCGAACATCACAGCAAGGCTGGCACCTAAAAGAGCCGCTGTATCGTTCGACCTTCGCGTTCAGGCAAATATAAACGATGAGTCTGGCACAGGACTGGATTTAGCTGACAACCAAATTGCGGTGTTCTACAGCCGCGAGGACGGGCAATATGATGGTTGGGGGTTACATCTGTGGAATGGTCAGGCCTGTGGCAATTATGCGCCCGCCACCACCCAAAGCACATATTTCAGTAATTGGGCCGACCCTTACCCCGCTGATGGGGTGCATCCGGAATACGGCGCTTACTATATTCTGTCGGTCGAGCCCGGTGCAGAGTGTTACAACTTCATCGTGCATAAAGGTAACGACAAAGCACTGGGCGGTGGCGACAGCCGCTTTGAGCCCGAATTTGGTAACCAGGCGTTTACGTTTAACGGTCATCCTGAGCTGTGGTACACCCCGGTGACCAGCCGGCCACAATTTCTGGACGGTGCAAGAGCGCACTGGATGGACGACGATACCCTTTTATGGCGCACGGACTACAGCGATGCGGCAACGGTTACGTTGTACCATTCAAGCGATGCCAGCCTTGATGTACCTAATGCCGGAGTGTCGTTACTGAATGTTGGTGCGTTGGACTCTGCCAATCAACTGCCGTTACAGCAGCAAAATGTCGAGCAGGCTCACTATGAAAACAACCCGCATCTGAATGGTTTTACCGGTTTTGGTGTGCAGGTTACAGAGCAGCAAGCTAAGTCCATGCTGACCGGTCAGCTTGTTGCCGTGGCAGCCGACGCGAACGGTAACATTTTAGATGCGACACGGGTACAGATCCCAAGAGTGTTAGATTATTTGTATACACGAACTGCCAATGATGCCGATGAAGCCGAGCTGGGGGTAAAGTACCAGGGGAGTAATGTGACGGCATCGGTATGGGCGCCCACTGCGCAGTCGGTGAATCTGAAGATTTACAACAAAGAAAAAGTGCTGCAAAGCACAGTTGCGATGACCTTAGAGCCAGGCTCTGGGGTGTGGCATTACACCGGCGACAAGGCAACCTTAGATCGCCAATTCTATCGTTACGAGCTCTCTGTTTATCATCCGCTGACGCAGAATATTGAGCAACTTGAATCCACCGATCCTTACTCTGTGTCGTTGTCGACCAATGGCAGGTTTACCCAATTTGTGAACCTGAATGATAACGACTTAAAACCAGCCGGGTGGGATAACCACATTGTTCCGACCGTTTCTGATCCCGAAGACATCACTATTTACGAAAGTCATATCCGCGATTTCAGTATTCTTGATGAAAGCACCAGCCCGGAACACCGGGGTAAATACATGGCATTTACTGAGTCCAACTCGGTGCCGGTGCAGCATCTTCAGACATTGCAAAACGCAGGTCTGACGCACTTTCATATGCTCCCTGCCAATGACATAGCCACCATTCCTGAAGATGCACAGAGCAGGGTAGATATTACTGATACTGTCGGCCGCCTGTGCAGTGTTAACGCCGCAGCACCGGTGTGCGGCACAGAGAATGACAACACCACCTTATTAGACGTGCTAGAAGGCTATTCGCCAGGGACGACTCAGGCCCAGGCGCTGGTCGAATCAATGCGCGCTTATGACGGGTTTAACTGGGGATACGATCCCCATCATTTTGCGGCCCCAGAAGGCAGCTATGCCACCGATCCCGATGGTACAGCGCGCATTGTTGAAATGCGTGCCATGAACCAGGCGCTGCATGAAATGGGTCTGCGCGTGGTGCTGGATGTGGTCTATAATCACACCGCATCATCAGGGCTGTATGATAAATCGGTACTGGATAAGGTGGTGCCTGGGTATTATCAGCGTTTAAATGAAATTACAGGGCGAATCGAAAACTCGACCTGCTGCGAAAATACGGCCACGGAGCACGTGATGATGGCCAAACTGATGAACGACTCATTGGTCAGCTTTGCTGAACACTTTGGGTTTGATTCTTTCCGCTTTGATTTGATGGGGCATATTCCAAAGCAAGCGATACTTGATGCGCGCGAAGCAGTGCGCGCGGTGGACCCAGATACCTATTTTTACGGTGAAGGCTGGAATTTTGGTGAAGTGGTCAACAACCGTCGTTTCGAACAAGCCGCACAACTGAATATGGCCGGTACCGAAGTGGGCACGTTCTCCGACAGGCAGCGCGAGGCAGTGCGCAGTGCCGCACTGTTTACCAATGGCGGCAGTTTACACGACCAGGATACGATCCGAATCGGGCTGGTAGCGAATGTAGGAAGCTATCAGTTTGTGGCCGCCGATGGCACCTATCTTTCAGCCTATGATTACGAATGGAATGGTCAGCCGGCAGGTTACAGTGATGACCCTGCGGATACGGTAAATTATATTTCGAAGCACGACAATGAAGCGCTGTGGGATGAGCTACAGTACGGCCTGCCGGAAGATATGCAAGTGGCTGACAGAGTGCGGGTGCAAAATGTGGCACTGTCCATTCCGCTGCTTAGCCAGGGTATTCCGTTTTTACATATGGGCTCTGATCTTATCCGTTCCAAATCCATGGACCGTAACACCTATGATGCAGGTGATTGGTTCAACAAAGTAGATTTCACGAAAACCGAAAGTAACTGGAATATTGGCTTGCCCCTGGCGCAAGATAACCAGGCCCGGTGGGAAGAGATCCGTCAGGTTTCGGCCAATCCCAACTCACAGTTTGGCGCCCGGGAGATTCAGTTAACCTCGTCACTGTTCAATGAATTTTTGAACATTCGGGCAACCAGTAAGTTGTTCAGGCTGCCTACCGCAGAGGATGTATCGCAGCGCATCCGTTTTCACAATACTGGCAAAGAACAGGTTCAGGGCTTAATTGTGATGAGCCTGGACGACGGCATCGGCCTGGATGATATTGACCCGCACAATGATGCTGTGGTGGTGTTGTTTAACGGCACACAGTCCGAGCAGCAATTTCACATCGGCGACGCCAGTGGCTTTACCTTGCACGAAAACCAACGAGCGTCGGCAGACGAGCGGGTACAGAGCGCATCGTTTAACAACGGAAACTTTAACGTGCCGGCACTGACCACAGCGGTCTTTGTTAAGCCGCAGCAGTCAGCACAGGGGGTTGGTTTGTCGGCACGGCCTCCTTACGGTGACAGCACGGTGTATCTGCGTGGCAGTATGAACGATTGGGACACCTCACAACCTCTTACCTATGTCGGTAACGATACTTATCGTGCAGAGTTTGAGTTTGTCACCGGCGTGTATGAGTTCAAGCTGGCTGACGAATTTTTCGATGTCGCCAATATTGGTGGGGGCTTCAGTGTGTCAGCCGGCCAGTCAGCAACACTGACCAATGGCGGAAACAACCTGACCCTTAACGTGATAAGTGATGGTGCCTACACCTTTGAGGTTGATGCCAGTAATGCCGAGCGCCCAGTGCTGAGCATTGGGTCTGAAGATCCCAATGCAACACCAGCACCCTATGGCGATACAACCATCTATATCCGTGGCATTATGGGTGACTGGGGGACGTCGAGACCCATGGAGTACGAAGGGGCGGGGGTGTATGCCATCATTTTTGCCGTCGATGCCGGGACTCATGAATTTAAAGTGGCTGAAGCCAACTGGTTATCGCCCAATTTAGGCAGTAATGGTGGCACCATCAATGTTGGCGAGTCACTTACTCTGGAGCAGGGCGCTGGCAACATCCAATTGAACGTCAGCGAAACCCAGCTCGTCCGCTTTGCCATAGATGCCAGTAATCTCAGCGCACCCGTGGTGAGTGTAGAGACCGCACAGTAG
- a CDS encoding RDD family protein, translating into MTHQPTAVKEQLVRASFFKRLLAMVYDTLVAVAVAMCAAMVLIVTLVVLLKNGVLSLQGFAEPADLIQASVGYKLIIQLWVGSWVAGFFLWFWKKGGQTLGMRAWRLRIYSTTAAPVTWGRLILRLIFSLGGVGTLLVLLDYKNKLALQDRIAHTEVLQLTAEANHHKSW; encoded by the coding sequence GTGACTCATCAACCAACTGCCGTGAAAGAACAACTGGTACGAGCCAGCTTTTTCAAGCGCCTGCTGGCCATGGTCTACGACACTTTGGTCGCCGTAGCAGTGGCGATGTGTGCGGCTATGGTGCTGATAGTAACGCTGGTGGTCCTGCTTAAAAATGGGGTATTGAGTCTGCAGGGGTTCGCTGAGCCAGCCGATTTGATTCAGGCTTCGGTGGGTTACAAACTAATCATTCAGCTTTGGGTTGGATCGTGGGTTGCGGGCTTTTTTCTGTGGTTCTGGAAAAAAGGCGGCCAAACCCTGGGAATGCGGGCATGGCGATTACGAATCTACTCGACCACGGCGGCGCCGGTCACCTGGGGCCGCTTGATTTTACGGCTGATTTTTTCACTCGGTGGAGTAGGGACCTTACTGGTTCTGCTGGATTATAAAAACAAGTTAGCATTGCAAGACCGCATCGCTCACACCGAAGTATTGCAGCTAACGGCCGAGGCTAATCATCATAAAAGCTGGTAG
- the lptF gene encoding LPS export ABC transporter permease LptF, with product MLIFRYLIKETLKSQLAIFFILMAIFITLRFVRVLGDASDGDIPAGLVMGFLGLYAPILASLILPISAYLGIMLAHGRMYVDSEMTVLRACGVSEWYITRVMLFLSLFIMVITGFITLYLAPTAAESEYLLREKARNEAGFSALVPGRFQQTGNEEAVIFVHDIDAKNDQLQRVFLSQNQPEDEYTQVRVVYADAGSIQNNKDGTRSLVLKDGVQYEGIQTQQNYRKVEFDEYQIQIADEPAEEPRGKVSVLPTMELWNDNSVEARAELQWRLAIPLSIPFLALIAVPLSSVDPRQGRFGKMIPAILLYLGYFLLLLASRRVLADGKLPIQLGLWWVHGIMLIIGVTLIVRDRKTGTELRAWLLGKK from the coding sequence ATGCTGATATTTCGCTACCTGATTAAGGAAACGCTGAAGTCACAGCTGGCAATATTCTTCATTCTGATGGCCATCTTTATCACCTTGCGGTTTGTCCGGGTTCTGGGCGATGCTTCTGACGGTGACATTCCAGCCGGGCTGGTAATGGGCTTTTTAGGGCTTTATGCCCCCATTCTTGCTTCTTTAATTTTACCGATTAGTGCGTACCTGGGCATTATGCTGGCCCACGGACGTATGTACGTAGACAGTGAAATGACGGTGCTGCGTGCTTGCGGCGTCAGCGAATGGTATATCACCCGGGTAATGTTGTTTTTGTCGTTGTTTATTATGGTCATTACCGGCTTCATCACGCTGTATCTGGCCCCGACCGCGGCGGAAAGTGAATATCTGCTGCGGGAAAAAGCCCGCAACGAAGCCGGGTTTTCAGCCCTGGTCCCTGGGCGTTTTCAGCAAACCGGTAATGAAGAAGCGGTGATTTTTGTGCACGACATTGATGCCAAAAACGACCAGTTACAACGAGTATTTTTATCGCAAAACCAGCCCGAAGACGAATATACCCAGGTGCGGGTGGTGTATGCCGATGCCGGCTCGATCCAAAACAACAAAGATGGCACCCGCAGTCTGGTACTGAAAGACGGGGTGCAGTATGAAGGCATTCAGACTCAGCAAAACTACCGAAAAGTTGAATTTGATGAATATCAGATTCAGATAGCCGACGAACCGGCTGAAGAGCCACGGGGTAAAGTCAGTGTGCTGCCCACTATGGAGTTGTGGAATGATAACTCTGTGGAGGCCCGGGCGGAATTGCAGTGGCGTCTGGCCATCCCTTTGTCTATCCCGTTTTTAGCGTTAATCGCGGTGCCGTTAAGTTCAGTGGACCCGCGCCAGGGCCGCTTTGGCAAGATGATTCCGGCTATCTTGCTGTACCTGGGTTACTTTTTGCTATTACTGGCCAGCCGACGGGTCCTTGCTGATGGCAAATTGCCGATTCAGCTGGGACTATGGTGGGTACACGGGATCATGCTGATTATCGGGGTCACGCTGATTGTCAGGGATCGCAAAACCGGTACTGAGCTGCGCGCCTGGCTGTTGGGGAAAAAGTAA
- the pepA gene encoding leucyl aminopeptidase, translating into MEFSVKSGSPEKQRSACIVVGVFEPRRLTAVAEQLDEISEGYISNLLRRGDLEGKAGQMLLLHHVPNVLSERVLLVGCGKERELNERQYKQIIAKTIQTLNETGSMEAVCFLTELHVKGRDTYWKVRQAVEATQDSLYTFLHLKTKKGEPRRPLRKMVFNVPTRRELNIGERAIEHGLAISEGAKTTRDVANMPPNICNPAYLWEQAQKLQTNYESVTAEVVDEAQMAELGMQAYLAVGRGSENESMMSIIHHRGGPADQPPIVLVGKGLTFDSGGISIKPGEGMDEMKYDMGGAAGVLGTMHTVAELNLPVNVIGVLAGCENMPDGKAYRPGDILTTMSGQTVEVLNTDAEGRLVLCDALTYVERFEPELVIDVATLTGACIIALGSHASAVMSQHNPLAHELINASEQSSDRAWRLPLWDEYQDQLESPFADMTNLGGRPAGSITAGCFLSRFTKKYTWAHMDIAGSAWRSGKNKGATGRPVPMLSQFLMNRAGVSDED; encoded by the coding sequence GTGGAGTTTAGTGTAAAAAGTGGTAGCCCTGAAAAACAACGCAGCGCCTGCATCGTCGTCGGGGTGTTCGAGCCACGGCGCTTGACTGCGGTAGCTGAGCAATTAGACGAAATCAGCGAAGGATATATCAGCAATTTGCTGCGTCGCGGCGACCTTGAAGGAAAAGCCGGTCAGATGTTGCTGTTACACCATGTTCCTAACGTGCTTAGCGAACGTGTCCTGCTGGTAGGCTGCGGCAAGGAACGCGAGTTAAACGAACGTCAGTACAAGCAAATTATCGCCAAAACCATTCAGACCCTGAATGAAACCGGCTCCATGGAAGCGGTATGCTTTTTAACTGAGCTGCATGTAAAGGGTCGTGATACCTACTGGAAAGTGCGCCAGGCGGTGGAAGCTACACAAGACTCGCTGTACACCTTTTTGCATCTTAAAACCAAAAAAGGCGAACCGCGCCGGCCATTACGCAAGATGGTTTTCAATGTGCCCACCCGTCGCGAGCTAAACATAGGCGAGCGTGCTATTGAGCACGGTCTGGCCATCAGCGAAGGGGCAAAAACCACCCGTGATGTTGCCAATATGCCGCCAAATATTTGTAATCCGGCTTATTTGTGGGAGCAGGCGCAAAAGCTTCAGACCAACTATGAGTCGGTGACGGCCGAAGTGGTCGATGAAGCCCAGATGGCTGAGCTTGGTATGCAAGCTTATCTGGCGGTAGGCCGCGGCTCAGAAAACGAGTCGATGATGAGCATTATTCATCATCGTGGCGGACCCGCTGACCAGCCTCCAATTGTGCTGGTAGGTAAAGGCCTGACCTTTGACTCCGGTGGTATTTCAATCAAGCCTGGTGAGGGCATGGATGAAATGAAGTATGACATGGGAGGAGCCGCCGGCGTACTGGGCACGATGCATACCGTTGCCGAGCTGAATCTGCCGGTAAATGTCATTGGGGTATTGGCTGGCTGCGAAAATATGCCAGATGGCAAAGCCTATCGCCCGGGCGATATTCTGACCACCATGTCGGGCCAGACCGTTGAAGTATTAAACACCGATGCTGAAGGTCGTCTGGTGTTGTGTGATGCCTTAACCTATGTTGAGCGTTTCGAGCCAGAACTGGTTATCGATGTCGCCACATTAACCGGTGCCTGTATTATTGCACTGGGCTCACATGCCAGTGCGGTCATGAGCCAGCACAACCCGCTGGCCCACGAGCTGATTAATGCTTCTGAGCAAAGCTCTGATCGCGCCTGGCGGTTGCCGCTGTGGGATGAATACCAGGATCAACTGGAAAGCCCGTTTGCGGATATGACCAATCTGGGCGGACGCCCGGCAGGGTCTATTACCGCAGGGTGTTTCTTGTCACGCTTTACCAAAAAGTACACTTGGGCCCATATGGATATTGCCGGTTCCGCGTGGCGCAGTGGTAAAAATAAAGGCGCCACCGGGCGTCCGGTCCCCATGCTGTCACAGTTTCTGATGAACCGTGCCGGTGTGAGCGACGAGGACTAA
- a CDS encoding DNA polymerase III subunit chi produces the protein MPQVTFYQLQDTKDAGPVRACELIANAFANKQRCVVWCASQSQAEVLDDLLWQLPAARFVPHNMSGEGPPSGTPVELCWLPEQLSRRHVLVNLSEILPQSMGQFQQIIDFVPAADEAKKAARIRYKQFQQAGCQMQFKSA, from the coding sequence ATGCCGCAAGTCACTTTTTATCAACTCCAGGACACCAAAGATGCAGGCCCGGTAAGGGCCTGTGAGCTTATTGCCAATGCGTTTGCAAACAAACAGCGGTGTGTGGTGTGGTGCGCCAGTCAGTCGCAGGCCGAGGTGCTGGATGACTTATTATGGCAGCTACCGGCCGCTCGGTTTGTGCCCCATAATATGTCGGGTGAAGGCCCGCCCTCAGGCACGCCGGTAGAGCTTTGCTGGCTGCCAGAGCAATTAAGCCGCCGGCATGTGCTGGTCAATCTTAGTGAAATACTGCCGCAGTCGATGGGGCAGTTTCAGCAAATCATAGACTTTGTGCCCGCGGCCGATGAGGCCAAAAAGGCGGCGCGAATTCGTTATAAACAATTTCAGCAGGCTGGCTGTCAGATGCAGTTCAAGTCCGCGTAA